Part of the Pseudobdellovibrionaceae bacterium genome, GATCCTAAGCCAAGATCTCAAATTCGAGATCCCCGCCTCGGACCGCACCCAGCATCACGGCGACGACTCGGTGACGATCACGATGACGCTGTCCCGCGAGCAGTATGCGGACTGGTTGCGGGTCGCGGAACTCACATCGCATATCACTTCCGGAGGCAAGGCTTCGGAGCTCGCGGCTTACCTCGCGAAAAAGGAGATCGCTCGTCGCACGAAGATTCGGGGTGAGACTCTCCCGAAACTCAAATCGGCTTCCGCTTCGGAAGTTCCGACCTCGAGTGTCACTTCCAAATCGGAAGCGCCGACCCCGATACGCACTTCCGAAACGGCAGTGACCGCACCCCGCCGCAAGAACGAGTCGCAGAATCCGCGGCAAATCCTGCCTCGAAATCGCAAAATACTTCTCAAAGACGCGGGTTGCCGCTTCCGCGATCCCCGAACCGGGAAAATCTGTGGGTCACGTCGTTATGTGCAGATCGATCACATTCAACCCGTCAGTGACGGCGGCACCCGTGCGCCAGAGAATCTGCGCGCTCTGTGTGGACCACACAACCGGTATGTTTTTTCGTCGCCGACCAAAGACTCGTGATTCCGCGAGAAGAATCAGCCTTCGCACGACATCTCAGGCTCCGCGACTCACGCACGCGCGCCCAGCTTCGCCTGACGCTGATGAACCTGTGCGAGCACGCGCTCGCCCGACTCTCCCAGAATTTCGCGCAGATCTTTTTTCGTGAGCCCCTGAGCGATACGGTGACACTTCCGGAAAAATTCCGCAGGATCGTCGTAGTGATTCCACATCCGCCGCGACTCCTGCGGCGTGATCGCGGGCAAGGCCCGACGTTCCAGATGGGTCTGTCGATCAATGAGCGGCAGCAGTTCTGACAGCTGGCGCGGCGAAAAGTCGAGCTGCACGAGGCACTCTTCCATCACCGAGAGTTCGATCAAATGCAAAAGATCGCCGAGCGAGGACCAGAACGCGAGCCCGCGCGCGCCGGAGTTACTTTTACAGAAAAAACTCACGCAGACGTTCCCGCGGTACTTCCAGACGCCGCAGTTCTGCTGAACGCGGTCGTAATAAGGGCAAAGCCAGTCCTCGCGATTTCCGAACTCATGTTCGTCTTTGCGTAA contains:
- a CDS encoding HNH endonuclease encodes the protein ILSQDLKFEIPASDRTQHHGDDSVTITMTLSREQYADWLRVAELTSHITSGGKASELAAYLAKKEIARRTKIRGETLPKLKSASASEVPTSSVTSKSEAPTPIRTSETAVTAPRRKNESQNPRQILPRNRKILLKDAGCRFRDPRTGKICGSRRYVQIDHIQPVSDGGTRAPENLRALCGPHNRYVFSSPTKDS